The sequence GCGGAGGGGATCAGGGAAGTGGATACGATCGGGAATTGGTGGAGTTTCTAAGAAAACAGGAAGTGCCAGCCACCCTGTTTATTAATAAACGGTGGTTGGAAGCCAATCCGAAAACGTTGGAGGAACTGGCGTCCGATCCGCTGTTCACCATCGAGAATCACGGGACGGAACACCGTCCACTATCCATCAACGGTCGGTCTGTCTATGGAATCACCGGCACTCCCAACGTGGAGGCGGTGGTGGAGGAGATCGAAGAGAATCAGCGGGCGATATCAGAACGGACCGGCCGAAAGCCTCGCTTTTTCCGATCGGGTACCGCCTATTATGATGAAGTGGCGGTGGAGATTGCATCGGAGTTGGGCGTGAAGGTGATTCACTTTGATGTGGTGGGGGACGCAGGTGCTACATGGTCTGCGGAAGAGGTGGAACGCGCCCTGATGGCGAGCCGTCCCGGCTCCATCATCATCCTTCATATGAATCAGCCCCACAGCGGGACGGCGGAAGGGGTGATTCGTGCTGTTCCACGCTTGCAGGAGCAGGGTTTTCGGTTTGTCAAATTGGATGAGTATCTGTGAGGAGATGAGAGTGGGGGACATGGGGGGCGATGGAGGAGCTTGATTGGGAAAGAGATGTTGGGGTCAATCGTAGAAAGGTGATCTCCCAAACGTTTGACGACTGGATGCATAGGAGTGAATCGTACAGCCGATAAAGATTTTACGTATGGCCCACACCGCCTCCTTGCGACAGGCATATTCTATCAACGGGAGGTAGGGAATATGGACATACAGATTTTTGGTGTCTGGATGGTCCCGTTGATTGTCGGTTTGGTGGAATTGGCCAAGTGGTTTGGTCTTCCCACACGGTTGTGTCCGCTGTTGTCTATCACCCTGGGGATTGCAGCGGGTTGGGGACTGGCCTATCCGACTGAACCGGTCCAGGGGATCTTGGTCGGTTTGGCATTGGGTTTGTCGGCGAGCGGACTGTACAGCGGAAGCAAGCATCTTGCAGAACATTACCGCAGACCAAAAAATCCCAATAAAAAATAGAAAAAACAACCGGCGGACAGGCCGGTTGTTTTTCTGTACATATGGAATGTCAACCATTCTATTTGCTATAAAAACAAAGGTAAGGAGAGGATGTCGGAGTCTTTTAGAATCCTGATGTCAGTTAAATTTATTTTTAACTATAAAATAAAGTTGACAGAAAAGACGGATAACGATATGAATGAGATAACCATTTCTATTCTCGTAACAAATAAATAGGATGGGAGAGTGAAACGGTGGACTTCCATCTTTCAACCTTGGATCCGTTATGCTGGCTGAATCAAGCCCAGGAAAAAGTGGGAGGGGTCCGGGAATCTAGGGGCCCGGAGGAAAGGTGGATATGGTCCGGTCCAACCGGAGGAGGGTGGATTCGGTCCGTCCGCTTTCCCTCTGGCATGCAACTTTATCAGGCAAGTATGAAATGGACCCAAACCATACGAATCCTCTGTCGTTTGGATGATCCGTTGCTGGCTCTTCACTTTTGCATGGAAGGACAAGTGGAGGCAACGATGGACGGGATGAAGGAGGGACTGTCATTGCTGCAGGCCGGTCACAGTCATGTGTTGTATGCCCCGCAGTTAAGAGGAGTCTACCGCTTTCCCGCAGGCCGGAGGCTCTCCTTTGCCACTTTGATGCTCAATCCCAAAACATTTTACGCCTTTGCCGAACCCAGGGGATTCTCGCTTCCCGTCTCTCATCCATGGGACGAGCATCAATCTGATTCGGCTCTCCTATCGCCAGATACACAAATGATCCTGCATCAGATTCAAAATCATGAACCGGGAGAAGGTTGGATCCCCTTTTTATATCTGGAGAGCAAATGCATGGAGCTGCTGGCGTTACGCTTGAAGCGTCTCTGGGACAAAGGGGAATCAGGGGAAGCTCCCATGGGAGCGGAGGATTTACGGCAGGTGGAACAGGCTTGCTGCATTTTGAATGAGGAAATGGAAGATCCCCCCGCAGTGGCGGAGTTGGCCAGGCGCGTCTGTCTTAATGAGTGGAAATTACGCAGGGGTTTTCGGCAGTTGTATGGAACGACTGTCGTTCGCTGTCTTCGGGATTTACGGATGGAGAGAGCGCGGAGGTTGTTGGAAGAGACGGAGCATAATGTAACAGAGATCGCTTGCGTGGTCGGATACTCTCATACCAGCCACTTTATCGCTTCTTTCAAAAAGAAATACGGGGTGACACCTAAAGTGTATCGTTCTTATCGAAAGGAAAGAGAGCTCTCTTGACCACTCCCCATGCGTAAACGCAGGGGATTCTCGGGTAATCTCCAGTAACCCGGAGAAATAGACCAAGCGAACCCCGTGAGCCCCACGGTCTCTCGCTGAATTTGAAAAGTCCTCCCCGTATGGGGAGGACTTTTCACCGTATATATGCTCCTGTGATTGACCCTCTTTGATGTCTCTCTGTCACGAAAATGATCAGGGCTTCTCCGACGAAAGGGAAGCCTTTCAAGGCGTCCCGTGAATGGTTTCCAAAGGACAGTGATGGGACTCCTAATAACCGTACCCTGGGATGACCGAGTTAGTGTTTTTGGCCCAGGGAGACTTGGAATGATGGGATCCCTTCTTTCGAACGACCCATGACCTTTTTCCCCTATATACTTTATTCGTAAACAAACTTTCGTTTGTGTCCACTTTTGAAAAAAATTCTTATGAACCATGTTAGTCCGGTAGGGATGGAGGGATGATATCGCTGTTTTCTTTTTCATAGCATGGAAGGAAGGGAGGAATGGGGATGAATCAGGTGGATCGCACGGCGGAAAGCTTTTGCGGGATGGTGGGAGGATGGCTGGGAGTGGCAGGAATGAGTGCTCACATGCTGGAAATCTGGTTTGTGGAAACCGGATGGGTCCGAACGGGAGGAATCGTCATCCATTTGGCAGCGGCAGCTGTACTGCTACGCGCCGCCTGCCTGGCGACACCTGCACGCCTGGAACGGCATCCCCGTCGAAGTGCCGTCTGGATGGCGGCAGGTGCTGTTGTGGGGTTGTTCTTCTCCTGGTTTACCATGATTACGTCCGGTTTGCTCTTCCTGGGAGCCTGGTTGGCTGTCCGCAGGAAGTCAGCCGACTGATCAGGCGAGTAACGATGTGATGAATTGAAATAAGAAGGAGGCTGCATCACCACCTTGAACAAGATTGGAGGAATTGAGTATGTCCGGTGAAGCGTGGGTGACGGATCCGTTTGGAGTAGGTGCCGTCATTACCGTGCTAATCGCTGTTTCCTTCTGGTTGGACCGACAGATTCGCCTGTTTTCTTTTTTGGGAACGGCGATTCTGGTGATTACCGGAGCGGCGATTCTGGTTAACCTTCAGGTTATACCGGCCTCCATCGGTCAGGCAGAGGGAGAGTTGAATCCCCTTTATGTTTTTGCCGGTGATTATGGAATTCCACTGGCGATTGTGTTGTTGCTCTTGTCCACGGATTTATCCAGTCTGCGTCGGTTGGGGAAACCTGCTGGAATCGCTTTTACCCTGGGAGCCCTGGGAACGATGATCGGAGCGGTGGTGGCCATCGCGGTGACCGCAGGCAGCATCGGTGAAGAAGCATGGAAGGTGGGAGGACAGTTTACCGCCAGTTATATCGGGGGCGGAGTCAACTATGCGGCTGTCGGGAATGCCCTGGACACCTCCGAATCCATGTTTGCTGCCGGAGCGGCGGCGGATAACATCATGACCAACTTATGGATCGTGATGACCGCTTTGCTGCCGGTTGTGTTGCGGCGTTTTTACCCTTCTATCCGGAATCATTCGGGAAGTAAAGCGTCCCCGATGAAAACGGGGTTGGCACGGAGGTCCTTTTCCATCCATGGATTGGTCACTCTGGTTGCCGTCACCTTTACCATCGTGGCAATTGCCGAGTGGCTGACCCCTCGGGTCAATCAGACCGTCGGATGGGAAATTCCTTCGGTGTTGTGGTATACCACGTTGGCGCTGGCAGTCGGCTGGCTGACTCCCGTAAACCGTTTGACCGGCGGGGAGGAATTGGGGAATTTTATCCTTCACTTCTTTTTTGCCACCATGGGAGCGGGTACGATCCTCCATACTTTGGCGGAAAAGGGGCCGGTCGTTTTCTTGTTCCTGACGATTCTCGTTGCCGTTCATGCCCTCGTCCTGTTTGGAGCGGGGCGTTGGTTCAAGGTGGAGGTGGAAGTACTGGCAACCGCCAGCCAAGCCTGCGTCGGCGGACCGTCCACCGCTGTGGCCCTGGCCAGCTCCAAAGGCTGGCACAGTCTTGTCACGCCGGCTGTGCTTTTGGGTGTCTTGGGATACACCTTCGGCAACTACATCGGGGTGCTCATGGGGCAGCTCTTGCGCTGGATGCTGGGGGGAGCCTAGGCCTGTCTGGTCATTCCATCTTCCGGGAGAAGAAGGGAGGGTCGGGTTGGCTTTTGGTTCGCCTTTGCACTCATAGAGCACAAGTCTCGCCAGGGTCACTTTGTTCTGTAGCTGTGATATTCCCTGTAGGGATCTTGATGGTTCGCCCATTTGCTTCCTCATGAAGTAGCGTAGATCATGGGCTTGTAGCATGGTTTTAAACATTGCCTTAAACATGGAAACAGGGTTTTTGAAACCAAGAAGATAACTATGCAAGTGTCGGCATATCTGTAAAGAAGCTTTGGCCCTTGAATTCTTCCAAAAAAAGATGGACAAACAGGTGAATCCTTTTGTATATTTGGTTTGAATAAAAAATTCATAATAAAAGGACAGGTGCCGGCCGTTTGCCTGACGGTTCGGTTAAAAGGGAAGTTCGGTGAAAGTCCGACGCGGTCCCGCCACTGTGAATGGGAGCAAACTGCATGATGTCACTGTTCTTGTTAAAGAACGGGAAGACGCAGGGAGCGATGACCATCAGCCAGGAGACCTGCCTGTCCTTCGGATCACCATGGGTACCTACGAGGATGGGGGAGGTGACGTGACGGGAGAGCCGGTTCGCAGGATTTGGTCGGAACTGGTGCTGTCTTCATGCGCACAAAACGCATCCGGGAGGATGCGTTTTTTAGTGGAACGTGAGCCGGAAAGCTGGCTCCTGCCGGGGGTCCCGGAGAAAACGATAAGGAGCTTCATTCAGTACAGAGGACCATGGGGGAGAGGAAGTGGCAAGTTTGCAGAAGGGTTTCGTTTATCTGGTAGGGGCAGGCCCCGGGGATCCCGGACTGATCACCGTGAAAGGAAGGGAAGCGTTACAAGAGGCGGATGTCGTTCTTTACGATCGGTTGGTCTCCCCCCGTCTGTTGGAAAATACGCAGGATTATTGCGAACGGGTGGATGTGGGAAAAAGGCCGTCTTCTCGATGGACGCAGGAGGAGATCAACCGGACACTGATCCGGATGGCGAGTGAAGGAAAAACGGTCGTCCGTTTAAAAGGGGGAGATCCCTTTGTGTTTGGACGGGGAGGGGAGGAAGCCGCCTCATTGCGGAAAGCGTCGATTCCTTTCGAAGTGGTCCCAGGAATCAGTTCTGTGACAGCCGTTCCCGCTTATGCCGGCATTCCTGTCACCCATCGGGATTACAATTCATCGTTTACGGTCGTCGCTGGTCACGAGCATCCCGACAAAAAAGAGTCCGCGGTGAAATGGGAGCATCTGGCTAAGGGATCAGAAACCTTGATCATCCTGATGGGAATGGCCAACCTTCCACGGATCCGTGATGTACTGCTTCGTTACGGTCGAAGTCCCGGGACACCGGTTGCCCTGGTTCGTTGGGGTACTCGGTCCAACCAAGAGACCTTAACCGGAACATTGGCGGATATCGCTGAACGGGCGAAGGCGGCAGCGTTCCGTCCCCCCGCCGTCATTATCGTCGGAGAGGTGGTTCGGGAAAGGGAGCGACTGACTTGGTTTGAGTTGCTGCCTCTCTTTGGCCGCCAAATCCTTGTTCCCCGCACACGGAAACAGCGAAGCCTCCTGTCCGCCGGGATTGAACAGCTGGGGGGAGAAGCGGTGGAATTTCCAGTCGCGGACCTGAAGATGGCGGAGAATGCTGAGAACGTGATAAAAGCGGAACCGATGGACGATTGGCTCGTGTTTACAAGCGCTTCGGGAGTAGAAGTATTTTTTCGCATTTTGGAGAAGACAGGGAAAGACATTCGGCAGTGGGCAAACGCTCAAGTGGCTGCTGTGGGGAAACGCACGGCTGTTTCATTGAAAGAAAAGGGGATACAAGCGGATGTGTTTGTGGATACCCATTCAGCCGGTTTGATGGAGGCGATGGGGTCCCTGGTGAAAACCGGGGACAGGGTGCTCCTCGTCGGAGGCGGCAAATACCGGATCACTCTGGCATCCTCCCTTCAAAACAGGGGCTGTCAAGTGAGGGAAACCGAAGCGATCGAGACCCGGACCGTTTACGGTTGTACGAAAGATGCCGTCCGTATGCTGCAGGCGGGGGAGGTGGATATGATCGCTTTTGCCAGTTCGTCGACTGTCCGTCATTTGGTCGAAGCGATCCGTCCGGAACTGGCGGGTGAGGAGGAGGCGCTTTATTCGGTGCCGGTAGCCTGTATCGGTCCTGAAACCGCACAGGCGGCGGAAGAATGCGGCTGGAAAGTGGACAAGGTGGCCTGCCCTCATACGGTGGAAGGGCTGATTGACGCTCTTTGTCATCTGTCGGAGGAGAGGCAAACCGCACTTGCCGCTACGGCTGAAGGACCATCTTGATCGTACGAACTTGAAAAAAGAATGAATGGAGGAAGGAAAATGGGTCTGGAATTGGTAACCACCTTAGGGTTCGGGTTGCTGTTGGGTCTTCGTCACTCCATGGATCCGGATCATTTTATCGCGGTCTCCACCATCGCCAGCCGTACAGGGAACGTGTTGAAGGCGACGGCTTCCGGTGTTTACTGGGGAATGGGACATACCGCCACCTTGTTGCTGGTTGGCATCCCGCTCCTGTTGATGAAGACATCGATGCCTGACTTTCTACAGATCCTGATGGAGCTGATCGTCGGATGTATGCTGGTCATCCTGGGCTGGACATCCTTTCAAGCTTTCCGGCAGGGAACGGTTCGGAAGGATTCCACGAGCGGCGGGAAAAGCGGACAAAACCAGGTGCGATCCCGCTCATTCCTAGTCGGAATGGTTCACGGAATGGCGGGCAGCGGAGCCCTGGCGGTGATGGTGATGGCTTCCTTGCGAAGCTTCACGGAAGCCCTTTTGTATCTGTTGTTGTTCGGGGTCGGCACCATTGCAGGTATGAGCTTGTTTGCAGTCCTGATCGGCGTTCCCTTTACCTATGCAGGCAAACGGTCCGTTATGTTGGAACGGGGAATGGGTATGACGGCGGGAGCGGTTTCGATTTTGTTCGGGATTTACTATTTGCAAGACATCTTGTTCAACGAAGTCTTCTAAGGCCCCCGTTTCCGATATCGATCGTGTTCCCTAGAAGGGGGGGTTCCAGCGTAGTGTCTTGCCACGCATTAGAACGGAGACGGAAAACCAAGCCGACCGCTACTCAGCGTAAAAGGCTAAGAAAAAAAGATTATATACCTGAAGGGGAACGAGATCTAATCGGATTCACCATAAGGGAAGGCGATGAAAGTAACAGGAGAACGGAATGAAAAAAAAGATCATGATTCAAGGAACCGGTTCCGATGTGGGCAAAAGTGTACTGGCGGCGGCTTTGTGCCGAATTCTTAAGCAGGATGGACTTCGTGTCGCGCCCTTCAAATCTCAGAATATGGCCCTTAACTCCTACGTCACACCGGATGGAAGGGAAATCGGACGGGCACAGGGAGTGCAGGCGGAAGCCTGCGGAATGGCGGCGACGGTGGATATGAACCCGATTTTGATTAAGCCCACCGGTTCCATGCGTTCTCAAATCGTCGTTAGAGGCAAACCCCATATGGATATGGACGCTTCTTCTTATCGGGATTTCACCCGAAAAGTGTGGCCGATCTTGCAGGAATCCTATCATCGGTTGGAACAGCAAGCGGACGTGATCGTGATCGAGGGAGCGGGCAGCCCGGTGGAGATCAATCTAAAAGATCGGGAAATCGTCAACATGCGGATTGCCCGATGGCTTCAATCTCCCGTCCTGCTGGTGGGGGATATCGACCGGGGCGGTCTGTTTGCCCAGGTCGTAGGGACTTTGGAACTGTTGGAACCGGAAGAGCGGGATCTGATCGCCGGTATTCTGATCAATAAATTTCGCGGTGATCCTTCCCTCCTCCACTCCGGCATCCGGTGGTTGGAGGAGCGGACGGGAAAGCCGGTACTGGGGTTGATTCCCTTCCTTCCGGATCTGGATCTGGAAGCGGAAGACTCCATGTCCCTGGACAGGAGGCCTGTCCTGAAAAAGAACGAGAGAGATGACCGGATTGAGGTCGCCGTCATCCGTCATCCCCATCTCTCCAACTTTACCGATTTTGACGCGCTGGAAAAGGAAGAGGATGTCGCACTCCGATATGTGGGTCATCCGGAAGCACTCGGTTCTCCCGATGTCGTCATCTTACCCGGCAGCAAAAATACGGTGGAGGACTGGTTGCACTGGGTGCGGATGGGGATGGCGGGAGCGATCCAAGACCGAGCGCGGCAGGGAGGGCATATCGTCGGCATCTGCGGCGGATATCAGATGATGGGTATGGAGTTGAAGGATCCGTTACAAGTGGAATCCCGCCATGGTCAAGTAAAGGGAATGGAATTGTTTCCGCTACACACTACCTTTTTGCCGGAAAAGCGGACGGTTCGGGTTCGGGGGGTTCTGACAAATTGGGGAGAAGAGGTCTGGCAGTCTCTGCGGCAGGAGAAGGTGGAAGGTTACGAGATTCATATGGGAATAACCGAACCCATTTCCGGCGGGAAGTCGGGTGGCCCATTGTTCCGGGTGGCGGCCGACGGTGAAAATCCTCGTGGGGAAGGATGGATTTCCCGTGACGGCCGCCGATGGGGGACCTATCTACACGGTGTTTTTGACAACGATGGTTTCCGCCGGGCATGGTTGAATCAGCTTCGGAGGGAAAAGGGCTGGGCACCCCTTCAGCCATCCCGTTCTCACGCTGCCCGGCGGGAAGCGGCCTTCGATCGGCTGGCTGACCATGTGCGCCGACATGTCGACATCCCGCGGCTGTATCAGATCTTGGATGAAAAAACTTCACATACCGGATGAAAGGGAGGTTGAAACCATGGGAATTTATACGCGCCGGGGGGATGCCGGCGAGACATCGGTGATCGGAGCCCGGGTTTCTAAGGATCATGTGCGGGTGGAAGCTTACGGCACCGTTGACGAGGCCAACTCTTTCGTCGGGGATGCCATCGCCCGGATGAGAGAGAGGGATGCGGAACGATATGACGACATGATCGAAATCTTAACGGAAATCCAGCAGGAACTTTTTGATGTGGGTGCAGACCTGGCAGTGGTGAAGGGAAAACGTCCGTACAAAACCACGGCTGAACAGGTGGAACGGTTGGAAGGATGGGTGGATGAATTCCTGGCGGAGGCACCGCCGGTCAAAAAATTCATCCTGCCGGGGGGAACCTCCATCGCATCGGCGCTCCATATCTGTCGTACGGTGGTGCGGCGGGCGGAACGTCGTGCCGTCACCCTGACCCTGCAGGGAGAGATCAACGGAGAAGCCCGCCGATATCTGAACCGGTTGTCTGACTTTTTCTTCGCCTTGGCCCGTGCCGCCAACGCCAGGGAACAACAAGAGGACATCCAATATATCCGGGGCAGGGATGTCTTTCGGGGGCAGTCGCCTGTTAAAAGGACGAGTACGTAGCCCTCATGCCGCACGGTCAAATCAGAAGGGTTTTGAGTTTAAGAAGATGAGCGGAAGAATTTGTTTTCCGGCGGAGTGACTCTGCCACGCATGGAACAAAGACGGAAAACAAATTCTGGAGCGGGTGATGTCAAAACGACCGAGTTATTTTTAAGGTAGAGCATGGGGATCGAGTGGCCAATACAATTGCAAGATTAGGGTCTGTCTGGGTCATTCAATCTTCCGTGAGTAAAAGGGAGGGTCGGTATGGCTTTTGGTTCGCCTTTGCACTCACAGAGCACAAGTCTCGCCTGGGTCACTTCGCTCCCGGTCTCGCTATGTGCTTTTTGCAACGAAACGAAGACAGCCAACCGACCCGGGATCTCGCGCTACGGATTGTTTAGACACGCCCTAGTACTACGGTTGTGCTTATAAGCGCAGGTGCAGATGTGAGAAGGGAGGGTGGTGGGATGGCTGCGATCCTTTGCGCTTTTTGCAAGAGATCGAAGACAGCCTGCCAGCCCGACCCACCCACGCTCCTATACACTCTTCGTACAAAAGCAACTGTAGTACTAGTAGAGGTACGGAATCTGCCTGAAAAATCGAGTCTGGGGGTGCAATCATGGCAAACCGTGTGAACGGAAAGCTGTTGGTGATCGGATTCGGGCCGGGGCATTTCGATCATATGAGTGGACGTGCCCGGCAAGCGATCGGCGAAAGCGATGTGATCGTCGGCTACAACACGTATGTCGATCTTATCCGCGGACTGTTAACCGATCAGGAAATCGTCCGTACCGGCATGACGGAGGAAGTCAGCCGGGCACAGGAAGCCGTGCGGCTGGCGGAAGAGGGGAAAAAGGTGGCCGTCATTTCTAGCGGAGATGCGGGTGTATATGGCATGGCGGGCCTGGTTTATGAGGTGCTGATCGAAAAAGGGTGGCACCCCGATACAGGGGTGGAAGTGGAAGTGATCCCCGGGATCTCCGCGATCCAATCTTGTGCGTCCCTGCTGGGATCTCCGGTGATGCACGATGCTTGTACCATCAGTCTGAGTGATCATCTCACCCCGTGGGAGACGATTGCCCGCCGGATTGAAGCTGCTGCCGTCGCCGATTTTGTCATCGCCCTGTACAATCCCAAGAGCGGTCGGCGAACGCGACAAATCGTGGAGACCCAGCGGATCCTGCTGGAGCATCGGGCGGCGGATACTCCCGTCGGGCTGATAAAAAGCGCCTATCGGGAGCGGGAGCATGTCGTTTTGACCACACTGGAGCGGATGCTGGAGCATGACATCGGGATGCTGACAACGGTGATCATCGGTAATTCCAGCACCTTTGTCCACCACGGCTTAATGATTACTCCCCGGGGCTATCAGCGCAAGTATACACTGGATTCCACCATTCAGGATTTAAAACCCCATCAGCGGTTGAAGCCGGAAGCGGAGCCCTGGGCTCTTGAAGGGAGTCTGAGCGGGAAGAACGGACAAGATCCGACCGGTTCCATCTCCGCTGCCAAAGTGGAGGTGGAGAAGCCGAACTTACCCGCCTTGGCGATGGAGGCCCTTTCCATCCTGGAGGCGAAAGGCAAGGTCCAGACCACCGCCCTGGCCGATGCTTCAAGCGAGACGGCATCTGTCGTCTCCATCTTCGAAGTGGCCGTTTCTTCCGGGTTGGCCGAGAAAAAATGGACACCCGCACAAATGAAGCTGCTGGCGGAATTGGCCGGGGAAAAGGGGGAAATCGAATACACTCCCCATCACCAGATCTTGTTGCGAGTGCCTACGGATTCGCCGCAGGAGATCATCGACTGCCTGACGGGAGAAGGACTGCTGTTAAATCCCGTTGGGGACACCGTCCAGATCAAAGCTTGCGACTTTTGCCACGGGGATAAGGGAGA is a genomic window of Desmospora profundinema containing:
- a CDS encoding polysaccharide deacetylase family protein; this encodes MGWRNGLAVMVVWSLMVGLTACGEAEGEHRMGGKEDEKRSAPVVEAEAVPAREKREWQSDYRIRVPQEWGEQVTGVVSRIQTSEQAIALTLDACGGDQGSGYDRELVEFLRKQEVPATLFINKRWLEANPKTLEELASDPLFTIENHGTEHRPLSINGRSVYGITGTPNVEAVVEEIEENQRAISERTGRKPRFFRSGTAYYDEVAVEIASELGVKVIHFDVVGDAGATWSAEEVERALMASRPGSIIILHMNQPHSGTAEGVIRAVPRLQEQGFRFVKLDEYL
- a CDS encoding helix-turn-helix transcriptional regulator — translated: MKWTQTIRILCRLDDPLLALHFCMEGQVEATMDGMKEGLSLLQAGHSHVLYAPQLRGVYRFPAGRRLSFATLMLNPKTFYAFAEPRGFSLPVSHPWDEHQSDSALLSPDTQMILHQIQNHEPGEGWIPFLYLESKCMELLALRLKRLWDKGESGEAPMGAEDLRQVEQACCILNEEMEDPPAVAELARRVCLNEWKLRRGFRQLYGTTVVRCLRDLRMERARRLLEETEHNVTEIACVVGYSHTSHFIASFKKKYGVTPKVYRSYRKERELS
- a CDS encoding DUF819 family protein, with protein sequence MSGEAWVTDPFGVGAVITVLIAVSFWLDRQIRLFSFLGTAILVITGAAILVNLQVIPASIGQAEGELNPLYVFAGDYGIPLAIVLLLLSTDLSSLRRLGKPAGIAFTLGALGTMIGAVVAIAVTAGSIGEEAWKVGGQFTASYIGGGVNYAAVGNALDTSESMFAAGAAADNIMTNLWIVMTALLPVVLRRFYPSIRNHSGSKASPMKTGLARRSFSIHGLVTLVAVTFTIVAIAEWLTPRVNQTVGWEIPSVLWYTTLALAVGWLTPVNRLTGGEELGNFILHFFFATMGAGTILHTLAEKGPVVFLFLTILVAVHALVLFGAGRWFKVEVEVLATASQACVGGPSTAVALASSKGWHSLVTPAVLLGVLGYTFGNYIGVLMGQLLRWMLGGA
- the cobA gene encoding uroporphyrinogen-III C-methyltransferase, whose protein sequence is MASLQKGFVYLVGAGPGDPGLITVKGREALQEADVVLYDRLVSPRLLENTQDYCERVDVGKRPSSRWTQEEINRTLIRMASEGKTVVRLKGGDPFVFGRGGEEAASLRKASIPFEVVPGISSVTAVPAYAGIPVTHRDYNSSFTVVAGHEHPDKKESAVKWEHLAKGSETLIILMGMANLPRIRDVLLRYGRSPGTPVALVRWGTRSNQETLTGTLADIAERAKAAAFRPPAVIIVGEVVRERERLTWFELLPLFGRQILVPRTRKQRSLLSAGIEQLGGEAVEFPVADLKMAENAENVIKAEPMDDWLVFTSASGVEVFFRILEKTGKDIRQWANAQVAAVGKRTAVSLKEKGIQADVFVDTHSAGLMEAMGSLVKTGDRVLLVGGGKYRITLASSLQNRGCQVRETEAIETRTVYGCTKDAVRMLQAGEVDMIAFASSSTVRHLVEAIRPELAGEEEALYSVPVACIGPETAQAAEECGWKVDKVACPHTVEGLIDALCHLSEERQTALAATAEGPS
- a CDS encoding urease accessory protein UreH, encoding MGLELVTTLGFGLLLGLRHSMDPDHFIAVSTIASRTGNVLKATASGVYWGMGHTATLLLVGIPLLLMKTSMPDFLQILMELIVGCMLVILGWTSFQAFRQGTVRKDSTSGGKSGQNQVRSRSFLVGMVHGMAGSGALAVMVMASLRSFTEALLYLLLFGVGTIAGMSLFAVLIGVPFTYAGKRSVMLERGMGMTAGAVSILFGIYYLQDILFNEVF
- a CDS encoding cobyric acid synthase translates to MKKKIMIQGTGSDVGKSVLAAALCRILKQDGLRVAPFKSQNMALNSYVTPDGREIGRAQGVQAEACGMAATVDMNPILIKPTGSMRSQIVVRGKPHMDMDASSYRDFTRKVWPILQESYHRLEQQADVIVIEGAGSPVEINLKDREIVNMRIARWLQSPVLLVGDIDRGGLFAQVVGTLELLEPEERDLIAGILINKFRGDPSLLHSGIRWLEERTGKPVLGLIPFLPDLDLEAEDSMSLDRRPVLKKNERDDRIEVAVIRHPHLSNFTDFDALEKEEDVALRYVGHPEALGSPDVVILPGSKNTVEDWLHWVRMGMAGAIQDRARQGGHIVGICGGYQMMGMELKDPLQVESRHGQVKGMELFPLHTTFLPEKRTVRVRGVLTNWGEEVWQSLRQEKVEGYEIHMGITEPISGGKSGGPLFRVAADGENPRGEGWISRDGRRWGTYLHGVFDNDGFRRAWLNQLRREKGWAPLQPSRSHAARREAAFDRLADHVRRHVDIPRLYQILDEKTSHTG
- a CDS encoding cob(I)yrinic acid a,c-diamide adenosyltransferase — encoded protein: MGIYTRRGDAGETSVIGARVSKDHVRVEAYGTVDEANSFVGDAIARMRERDAERYDDMIEILTEIQQELFDVGADLAVVKGKRPYKTTAEQVERLEGWVDEFLAEAPPVKKFILPGGTSIASALHICRTVVRRAERRAVTLTLQGEINGEARRYLNRLSDFFFALARAANAREQQEDIQYIRGRDVFRGQSPVKRTST
- the cobJ gene encoding precorrin-3B C(17)-methyltransferase; the protein is MNGKLLVIGFGPGHFDHMSGRARQAIGESDVIVGYNTYVDLIRGLLTDQEIVRTGMTEEVSRAQEAVRLAEEGKKVAVISSGDAGVYGMAGLVYEVLIEKGWHPDTGVEVEVIPGISAIQSCASLLGSPVMHDACTISLSDHLTPWETIARRIEAAAVADFVIALYNPKSGRRTRQIVETQRILLEHRAADTPVGLIKSAYREREHVVLTTLERMLEHDIGMLTTVIIGNSSTFVHHGLMITPRGYQRKYTLDSTIQDLKPHQRLKPEAEPWALEGSLSGKNGQDPTGSISAAKVEVEKPNLPALAMEALSILEAKGKVQTTALADASSETASVVSIFEVAVSSGLAEKKWTPAQMKLLAELAGEKGEIEYTPHHQILLRVPTDSPQEIIDCLTGEGLLLNPVGDTVQIKACDFCHGDKGESIPFAEELNRRIGGLTVPKELKIGFNGCAMACYGAVTEEIGIVFRRGSFDLFLGGKNIGRNAHAAQRVAEGLTPEALVEAVEQVVREYAEKGNPNERFNKYFKRVGVVAGFRHADAPKPTIPELACGE